AATCATCTATCATTGAGCTGTTGGCTGTGAATAGCCTCTGTGTCGTTGCCTAACAAAGAATACTATTCTTAGGGCTGTACCTCTGAGGCGCCGGCTCCGTATCACAATAGAGTGATATCTCAACTTTCCCTTGCGCCGGGCACCAGCCCATGTCAATGCGAAAACTGCctctactattttaattattatcatAGCCCTAGGATAGTTTATAGTATTTCTACTGCTGAGAGGGATATCTATTTCATCATTAAGTTATGGATATGTCTCGTGCCCAATGTAAGCACGTTTTTTAGTCACAAACACCAGATATTAATTGCTCCAGGCTCTTTGAAATTATACGGTAGTATTCTTTTCTAAGGAGCAATGACCTCTCGTAGTCCACTTTTAACCGGAAGCATCTTCGGACAGAACTTAGTGTGCATCATACAAAGCAAGAGCCAACTTGACGTAAATTACATGCATGAATTAGCGGCCGGGTTAGCGGCCAGGTATCTATCATGGCGGTTAGACCCACCACGTTAGTACACTTAACCGTCCTAATATCGTCTAGAATATTACGGATTTATGACCGCCCACATATATGATATCATCACACTGACACACGGAAAGGAGAGGGGATAAAGTTGGACCAATCATACTAACTACCTAACTAAGGCAGTAAGAACGCGATGTGAGTTAGCCTGGAAGATTATTGGATGCGCACTGCTCCTAGTTTGTGCTGCCGCAGGCACCTTGCATGTCGCTTCGGGAACGGGAGGGCGGCTAATCTATGGTGATCTTTGCTGATACAGGAACAATATCCAGAGCGGGGAAGTCAATGCACATTTCTTAGGCTAAGTAGGTGAGATGAAGGTTTTGGTCATTGCTGTTTTGACGCTGCATTGTTCCTGACCGTAAATCAAAATTTGGGGGCTGATTCGCCTATCGGATATTACAGCCATACTACACGTACTAgtgaaataatataattgtATTCATGCTGCCGGGGATCTACAGGGTTTGAAACAGAACCGTAATAGGCGCATTGTTTCTACTATTTTACCTTTTCAATTCTACTTTTGCGAAAGTCTAGTCCGGTGAGAAAAGCTCTCATTAGTGCCCCAAAAATACGACAACGTGCAGGATGCAGAAGaacggaagaagaaatgcGCGCTACATAGCGGCGGAGAAGGATGTTGGGATGTAGGACGTTTATGATTGGCTCTAGACATGCCACTTAAACTTGGTCATTTGGTGGTGACAGAGGCCAGAACGTCCTACCGAAATCCTGAGTATGAATTTGAGAAATCATGGTCCAATCTAGCTTAAAGCACGAGTGGGATGTGGCCGGCACCGATGACATTCCCCTGCTGATCTTAGTGTAGGAAAGGTCACAAGCATAGCTAACACTATAATTGATGCACTCAATGTAGTTGGACCTTTCCTCGACCCTGGATTCGCTCTTGCAACCTTATCATTAGGCAGAATATTTCTAAAAAGTACCCGGGCGTTGGCTGGAAATAACTTTTAACATGTTTcgtatatatagaaatccGAGCACTGTATAAACTAATTCTGGTAAGGCCGCTGTGTGCAGCATGGCGCGGGCTAGGCTAGGACAAACCACAAAAGGACGTCTGTCTATAGCTTCATAGTAACACATGACATCTCTTTAGGACTTCTGCCTAGATGCTATAAGGGTAAATCTGATGACTCTAAATTATGGTTTGCATCAAAGGCCTCGTGATACTATTATGCCTGTATAGGTTGGATGGGGCTTATCATTAGCCTAGGTAGCATTGTATCAGATATGTTGGTACAGCAGCCTCTAGGATAGGTTCGGGAAGCGGAGGGATAAAGGCTATGACAGCGTAATACAAACGATACCAGCCTTCTATTTCCTAGGCGCAGCGCAGTGATAGTGATAGGCAGCACAACTGAGTCTTAGGCAAGACCCTGTATGCTCAAGATATAAGTACATGCCGTACTTACTCTAAAAATTATCCAGGGCATCTTATCCTCCACAGCCCAAGGAATAACTCAGTTGTTGAATATTACAGCCTGCCCATCCTCTTACTCTTCTCAACAATATCAGTTTCCTATATAACTTTGTTTCATTTGAACCCTGGTTTTATACCTTTTGGAAGCCAGAATCATGCACTTTCACGTCAAACATGGAATCCTCCTGGCGGCTTTCTTCGGCTTGCACTTGGGCACTCCCGTAGGAGCTGGTATGTATAGTAGACAATTATTCTGGCAAAACATAAATGATAGAATTTGCTAACATATTTTCCTTCATACAATATAGGGTCTTCCGACAACGTACTTTCTACCAAGATAGAAAGCCCCAGTCAATCGGCCTCAGAGACTGCGTTGCCGCAGCTTGTTTTACCCGCCGTGACAACAAATGAAGCAAGCCCAGATATCATTCCCAACCTTGAGCACCCTCCTGTGGTGAAGTTCAAGCACAAGGTACATTCTATAGGTGCGGCTTCCAGCCAGCCGCTCCATGGGAACAGTTTACTGGGTAAGCTTGTTGGACTTCTCCATGAGCGTGCCCAGAAAATTGTTATAGAACGATGGGATGGACTTCTCAAACACACTAGAACTAACCCAACGTTCGTGCTTGATCGCCGTATACCAATGTTCGGGACAGGATACCAAGACCTCGAGGTTGATATATTTGCCAAAGAGGGGTGGGAAAGTATGATGGAGCAAGGCCCACGTAAAGGTAAAAAAGCTGATCTGATGGGAGCCCTCTATATCCCCAGACAGGGGGTTTACCTATGCTCGGTACCAGATGGCCCCGCCATTGAACGCATCAAAGGAACGGGAAAGGAAGTGGCCCCTGCTTGGTGGGCTCGTGTTCAAGGCCGCGAGCCCAATGTACTGCATGCTGAAGACTGTACAGCCTACCGATATGAATTATCACGGACGAACAAGCTCGCTCCTCAAATGACATATCCTGGAGGCTCCTATTTTGCTATTTTTGGAAATTTTACGGATGAAACGTCAAAGATCCGTACTCGTCCGGAATGGGTTAGCCCATGTAGTGGAGGTGGATGGAGCCCCATCGACCCACATTGTACTCAGGTGTTGCGCAGTTTAGGAATTGGGTTTAAGGATCGTTCTCAACTTCAAGCGCTCAACAACCAACACAACAACTGACACCATTGagtgatgttgatgttgattgtgatgttgatgttgattgtgatgttgatgttgattttgatgttgattttgatgttgattttgatgttgattttgatgttgattttgatgttgattttgatgttgattttgatgttgattttgatgttgattttgatgttgatgttgatgttgatgttgatgttgatgttgatgttgatgttgatgttgattttgatgcCAGACTGTTTTTATGATCTCGCTGTCTGTGGTAGCAACAAGAAGGTAAATTTGAAGTAAAGGCTTTGGGTTTAGTAAAGTAGTCAACATCATCTAAAAATGAGGACGTCCTGTGCAACTGAATACTCGAAACAGATAAACGAGGCTTTCTAATTCGGCCAGAGTTCCTGTATAGATCATGTTCTGTATTAGATTCTAGAATCATTCCTCTTTCGGAGAGTCCTACCGACCCGAACTAACCGCACTAATCTTTAAATGGATCCATGGATGGATTTCAATGGATAAAGACTGTCAGACTCCTGATTGGCTTTATAAGCGGGTCAGATGACCCACAATAGTGTTGTATGATAACCCAGGacctatttatatactactagCACGAGTATCAACGATCAACAATGACCTATACACTCGATCAAACACTAGATATCCCTTAATACAGCCTTACACAAAACTTGAAAAAAGCATCTCATTACCCCTAGCCTCAGAAACGGTTCCGCTTAAGGTCATATGTTCCTGTGAGCTTAAATACATAGTATGCCGCAACGTCGTATCGACGCCTACTTCTCCTACGCATCGATACCAGACACTTCTCCCACTTCATCTGGAACATCATTTTTAGATCTTCCATATCCACTCCGCCgctatatctatattctatcGGGGTTGGTTCGCTTCTGTCCCATTAATCTCAACCGATCGGAGCTTGATGGTCCGAAATGCCAAGTCAGACCATATCGAAATTACGGATGCTTCTATAAAGTGCGGCGGTTCGATGGCAGGTACATACTCGGAGGGGATGAGGATTGGCTTACTAGATGCTCCTGTCCACCCCTGCCTATTTCCTTGCTCTATGTCTCGCGGATCATATCGGATGAGGTATCATCCATTTTGTATTCAGAGAACAAGTTTACGATCAGTCGGAGCGGTTCCTGGGGGTTACGCCCATTACGGAGGCTCACTAGACATGCAATTCACTCATTGCGATCCCTTACTGTTATCCTGAACAGCTGCTCATGCATCTTTGCCTACGGACGGACTACCATCCCGGTCATGTTCCCATGCCATCCTCTTTGTCGGAGTCATGGTCTCCATGATAAACCACTGGGTAGTGTGGCTCGACAGGACCGGGTAACAAGGCAGGAATGGCAGGTCATCCTTCAAATTCTGGCAGACAATGTTCAACCTCGGTTACTTCGTCTAAGTTTTATTTGTGATACCAGGGACCTTCAAACTGCGAGAGACATTGCTGAATCTCTAGGATGTCTCCCTTTGCTCCGTGACTGTTCAATTCGTCTTGGCCAGAACCTAGACTGGTCGACTTACTTGCTAGCCCGATCCATATGCCTCCAGTTAACAGGGAAAACACCCCATAGCACCGGCCACCCTACCACACCACACCTGCCTGATGAAGTCTTGGAGCATATACTGTCCTTTACCGAACTTGTGGCTCCATTTCAACTGGAGTGGTGTCCGGTTCGGGGCTTAGCCCCCTTTGACTGCTGCAAGACATGCACTGATTCCCTTGagggctgctgctgctccctCTACTATGCAGCCTACGCAACTGGGTGTACCTGTTGGAGATTGccgctttcccttttcctagTCAACAAAAGGATGCATCGGATTGCCACTTCGATATTTTACTCGAAAAACACTTTTTTCATCGCTACTATCCACCGCAAGTGTGTTATATGGTCCCTAGAAAAATCACCTTCAATCCCGACTATAACCACGCAGTTTTTAAACCGACTTCCGTCTTATGCGCTCCCACACCTCCGCTCTATCACTGTAGGCTTCCTTGACTTTTGGCCCCAGTCTGTCTTCAACCACCGTGCTATAGCAGACTTGAAGAAAGGCCTTGATATAATGGCCCAAAACCTTGATCTCTCGAAGCTTACAATATCACTTCAGATTGATTCAGCCaaaaattttataactaataaGTCAGTTGATGAGTGGATTCAAGCATGTCACTTAATAGTCCAACCCTTGATTCATACGAGCAGGATCAAGAGGCTGTTTGTCTATATCTCTCCTCGACAAGCAAAGCATTATGAGCCCGTTTTAGAAAAGGCTGTTCTTGGGGATAACTATGATGCCGTGCAACATGGGAAATACTATGCGAAGGTTCCATTATGGTATAATGGCTACAGCAGGGAAGGTCCGGTTTACCAGGCTGATGGGCAAAAGGTCTGGCCTCCAGATTATTTTGACGACTCACATTTTGTTGATGAAGACGACCTATAAATCATATAGCTCTGGTTCAAGTGTTTTTGCCTAACTAAAATTGTTTGCTGTTTAGTATTACACGTGCCTTGGAGGGACATTTTCCAGAATACTTGGTAGCCAGCCTGGAACTATCCCGGAATGAAGAAACATACTCTCCAGCGAAGGGGCTTGCTATGAGACCTCATAGAAGATTTACCAACAGATATGCTGGGGAGAGGTACACTTGGTCTTGTGGTTAGCAATGTGCCAGGGGTTCCCTCTTGGGGTAGATTTTCTGGCGCCGAATCCTGTCGTTGGATAAAAATGGCATACATGATGCCCTAAAACCTAGACTATATCTTAGATCTTGGGGTAAATAGGCTACATGAAGTATTTTCGTAGTAACAATCTATTGATGTACTTAAGTAGCTCAGCTATGTATATGTGTATACTTATCCAAGGATCTCTCATTATAATCGTTATACGGGTGATTCTGATGAGCTGGTTAGTCCTTGGTATAGTGATTATAGCGATCGGCTAATTATCTCGACTAGACCTAAAATTAAATAGCCGACTATCGGCGCATTGATAACCCCAGGTACAAGACCAACTATTACTTCTACGCAATTTGGTGATAGGCAAGGCGCTTCCCGTGCTCAGTGAGGCTGGGGAAGTGCGCAGGCATCAAGTCAGCCCTCCGGTCTCTAGGGTGCTTATCTTTGTCGGTGCCACCTTATGgattttgcctttttttgtCTGCCCTTAAGCGAGAATCCAAGACAAGGATTCATAGCACTGGTTTTCTGGATGTCAGCAAGCTCCAACTATGTATGTTACACTGATTATCTATTCTTGGGCATGGGATATCCAGGGAATCTTTCTACAGCACGGTTCATAGTAGTGCTAGTTAGTTAGTTCAGTAGACAAATAAaatgagaagagaagtagTAGATACAGGGGGACAGGTAACCCAACGGGTATAACCAAGCCCTGGAGGCCTGTGCGTATTGAATGGTTacagcagcagcacccgTGCGCAGGATTGTTGGCCTCTGCCCGGATACCGCAAATGATAATCGAGGATTGGCTCTAAAGCTCCCGTTGACATGGGAGTTTATTCCATTGTACTAGATGATCACTGGAAGGGAGGGGTAGATACGACTTTCAAGCCGCAGTGCACCCGAATGACCAAGAGTCTAAAGGACCTGGTCTGTTGAGCGATTCTAACCTATTTCTGTGgtccttcccctccctcgATGTAGACCAGATAGTTTAGTTGGGAACTTCTGGGAAATGAACCAATCCTGGACCGGCGCTAACGCGGAGTCCCTGCGGCAGTTCCAGAAGTAGCTTAAGAACCTGCATTAGTATCTGTAGATTAAGACCAGGCAGAATCATATAACTGACTCCTGAAATTAAGCGCCCTACTAGATATGGGCGCCTCAGCTAACCTAGTAGGTACAATCCTACCGCTTGTTCTTGCTTTCAAAACCCGTACCGCTCAATCTTGACCAGGGATACATAAAGACATTGTACTATTTGTACTTAACTTAGCTGAGACAAACTGAGTGAAGAAGCTAGTCTTGTAGCTCAAGCCTATAAGCCGGATTTTATTACAACCCTATACAtgtaataaatagatttattgaCTGTCTATCAAACCTTAGATCTGTATGTATCCCGTTATCTGCTaaaaaggagggggaaaaggagaccGCGGCGGTAGACAAAATTTTAATTGGCTAGTTATGCTAGGATAATTTATATAACGCCGATATCTTCCGtactcttttccttcccaaaAGATTCGGAAAATCGTGATGTAAGCTCGTGCTCAGATGATTCCCGTCTCGGGTATCAAGGACCTAGATTGGAAGTATCTTGGTAGAAACAGCCAATGGCAGGATAAAGGAATCTAAGTGCACTGTTGGAGCTAGGCACAGCGTCATTGGTCTCCTGGAGGCGAGGTCTGGACCGTTTGGTACTTTTATCAGAGAACCGAATCGAATCAAGACATTGACCAACGAAGGACCCGCCAGAGCCGTGCGTTGGTGACCCTAATTAATGACGTCTCAGTGCATATCTATATACTCTCTCTAGAAAGAGTCGTGTTTCTACGGAGGTTTGAGGCTTTGCTTCTGCTATCCCCGCTTCATAGCATTATATCCAATGCCATTTGTAGTCCGGTGCACGAAATGATGTTGTATTGCGAATACTTACTTGACCttctaaaataatatgtACGCTAGATTACTCTTTTTCTAAATCATATCTCTAGCTTCTAACCTTTACGTTAAAAACTATTCTGCCTGGATTTTCAATACCCCGAGTTTCAGATCCTAAATCAAATACCAGCAGAGGTCATAATCGGAACGGAAGACTAGGCTGATAGATTGTGTCATTGCAGCACCCCCGcgagatatcatcaagagagagagagcacCACAGAATATCCAAACATACCACTGGCTTTAATTATGAAACGAGGAAGCCTGAACAATATATGATAGTCGACAAGACATCAAATAGGAGTTCATAGTTACACTATATTGTATGACACTAGAGTGgtcatcgtcgtcctctaaaaataatagatactCCGGTTTGCTACAAACCATTCCATTTCTGAACCCGTGTAGCAGAAGGCAATGTTAGCGCATGGTaagaaaggaacaaatcACGTATCGAAATGCTAGGGTGGTTTCTATGGCAGGGGCTACATGTAGTAGATGGATATATGATATTACACGGTGGTCACCCTCTCGAGACTAGAATGACGGTGTACTATTGTGTATAATATTCAGAATATTCATACACATTTTACTTAATCTAATAACTCTGGGGTTCTATGTTACACGCTCAGACCCCTTTTACTGTTGGGAAGAGCGATCAATGGAATTTAAAGTGCCTGCCAAGCATAGAATAAAGCACGTTAATGCATATCAGTTCACACTAGGCGGTTGTTTGTATATAGTAGATTGTTTAGTTCCCCAAACCTATCAGATCTTGCGCGCCCCACAGCACGTTTTGCTCCTCCCCCCCACGCTTGAAACTTCGGTTagatagtattaataatactatattgaTCGGCCGTCACACGGTGCATCGTGTGCTCAGGCTGGATATATTATTCTCAAGGTTTGTGGCTGTGGTAAGTGTTGGTAAGGATAACAGGGGGGGATATTTGTGGATACTAGTAAATGGGATTGTTGGCCTCAAGCCGCGCCTATTCTTAGCTTGGTATTGGCGCCAGACCACCAATTCCGCGGGAGGTACCTAGCTGCGGACCGACATCGAGGAAATTGTCATGGCGCCCTGCTCAACCCCATCTTTTCCACATGTCTCCAGCGAGCCAACACCTGGAAAAGCTCCGGCAATGCAATGTCACCAATATCATTGGAGCGCACCGCTAACTTATGTTGGTGATTGAAACGATGTCTGCCTTACACTAGTCCGTCagggttcttcttcagtcGGATCGTGGAAgtagatagaatagaaagTACCGATTTAATAAGGGGAGATTGGAATATAAATTCTGTCCTAAGGACTACTAGGCATTGAGGATACTCCTGACAAGCCCAATTTTACAAATTCATCTCCTTCTACCCCAGAACCTCCAACAGAACCTCCAAGATTAGCTATAttccatatcctcctcatATAAATACTCGCTTATATGCCCAAGTCAAATCGACCACCCTATCGGTTGGATAAACTGGCAGCTTTCGGCCAGGAGCACCAGCAGCCATGTGGGTCAAGAAAACGATCGAAAGATGATGACAACCTAAGTGGCACTACTATGAACGATCATCCAAACTGCACCGCAGAGAGCTCAGTGATCTGCCTTCATAGTCCATCCGTGGAAGCCAGCTCGACAGGATCTAGCCCGATACTAGCTGGCCTCGGTATCTCGTGGGGCTCCAATACTGCAGCCAGTTCTTCAGCTCCAGATATACATTTGTCTGAGACAGCCAAGGACTATCCCGCTCCATTAGTACCTTCGTCACTCCGCCGCGCAGTCAGTCCGTGCAAGTCCAAAACATCAGCTGGCGCATTGGCCTACAATGAGGTTCCGCCTCGGCAAGATATCAACAAGCCTCTTCCACCCGCGCCACCCCTCGCACCCTCTCGGGCTCGTGGAGGCAAGCAGCGAGCGTTACCTCTTAAGCCACTTCCTTATCACCTAGCAGTGCTTGACAAAGCGTTCGAGCGGGCTGGTCTCATGCACAATATGTCGCCACCCGCACCGGAGCACCCGGATGATCCTCAAAGGCACACAGCAGTGCCCGGTGCGATCGGGCAGGATCGTCTATCACTGAAAGCAGGTGACCGGGCTGCTAGGCCGCATCAGCCTTGGCGAGCTATGGGATGGTTGGCGCGCCAGAAAACAGATACGGCTCAATCGACAAGCCGTGCTGACACGGAGCGTACAAGAGTATCGAAGCCAAACAGATCAACGAATGAATTGGTTTCCCGTCCTAGGACTCTTGGTCGGCTGTTACAGCGCCTCCATCTACCATGGCAATCACACCGGGAATCGTCGCGCCCTGACTCTGATTCCACTCAATCAAACTCCCTCTCTAGAAAATCAATTGAAGAGATTTCCACATGTCAGTCCCTATCGCAACCCGCGCCCAATACGAGCACGCTGCCTGGGGCTCGGCCAAGTCGGACTCATTGTAGGCCTGTCGACCGCATGAGGCGTGTTCTTTCCGCCTTGATGGAGGAGCGGATCTCTGTCCACCTCACCAGCTCTGCGGAGGTCGATCAGGAGCGACATATCCACAGTCTCCTCCAAGATGCACAGCGGTTGCTACTGGATGGCCTTCATCAGGTGTCCCGCCAAGATGGGGCAGGAACTGTCCCACCCACTCCTGCAACCTACATTCAACCGCCCCCTAACATAAATGCGTCCATCCCCTCAGCTCCGGTCTTCCCACCACCGCGGCGTAGCATTCATGAGCTTGATGGCCGGTCATTGATACCGCGAGTGTCATCAGCACCCGATAAATCAATTATGCTGCGGATCCTATGGGAGGTCAACTGCCTGGAGGACCTTTTCTCCATGGCCTTGGTTAACCGAGAGGCGTACCAGGTCTTCAAAGAGAATGAGCTCCAGCTGATGCAAGCAACGCTTTGGAAGGTTTCTCCTCCAGCATGGGAGCTTCTGCAGGTGAGTGAGCCACACTGGGACAGGGGGCTACTCGCGAGTAGTAGGTCTGCAGCAGCAAGCTTCTACCTTCGACACTATGCCCGGAACCTGTACAACCTGACCCGCATTAAATTTCTCATACTGGACCACTGTCAGACCGTATTACGCCCAGATACAATCTCGGAGCTCCGAGACCCCTATAGCAGGCTGGACACGGTAGATGCAGCTATTTACCGCGTCTGGACATTCTGTCAGCTGTTCGGGTGTCAGAAGGGCCGGGAGTGGGATATCGATGGTCAGATCCGATGGCTCCGAGGGGATACTGTCGGCGCGGACCTTCCCTCAATATGTAATACCAGCCCTGATGCTAACGATGTCAACAACGTGCTCTTTATCCCGCCTGAGGGATTTGCACAAGGAAACCAGGGCCCTTTATCACAATCACAGCTCCGTGACATGATGGAAATTTGGACCGCCATGGCTGCTTTACTGGACTTCTTGCGGGATGAGACCAGCCGTGCACGCTCGGTGGGTGTTTTTGACAATGCTCCTGTCACCGCTGGGGACATCCAGCAGGAGCGTTTAATGCTGAGTGAGTTCCCTCTTTCCGCATACGTTACCTAACAACTGCGTGAAACCCAATGTATAGTCTGCTTATAAACTTTATTAGGAACATGGCTTCGCTTTATAATTACACTCGGACCGATTGCTGTTCTAGAGCTAGCACCATCTGGTCCCTACTCCGACCCTGAAACAGCCTTCCGGCGGGCGAGCTCCCAGGGCTGGACGGACTGGGTGCCACCCACTCCTGGATCTCATTCCAGTGGCTTCCTGACTGGGGCGATCCAGACCCTATTAGAGACGAGCACTTGTCCGCCGGAGATCGAAGCAGatacagcaacagcaacagccgcAGATTAGCAGAAATCATTAGGCTTATGTTCctattattttcttccttcctctatttttgtttgtttgtttcttttctttttgtattttctGTTCCTCTCTGTTCCTCTCTGTTCCTCTCTGTTCCTCTCTGTTCctctctgtttctctctgtttctctctgtttctctctgtttctctctgttcgctctgttcttttctatttctctCTATTcctctctatctctctctatttcttttggtttctttctgttcctttct
The sequence above is a segment of the Aspergillus flavus chromosome 4, complete sequence genome. Coding sequences within it:
- a CDS encoding uncharacterized protein (expressed protein); amino-acid sequence: MPQRRIDAYFSYASIPDTSPTSSGTSFLDLPYPLRRYIYILSGLVRFCPINLNRSELDGPKCQVRPYRNYGCFYKVRRFDGRYILGGDEDWLTRCSCPPLPISLLYVSRIISDEVSSILYSENKFTISRSGSWGLRPLRRLTRHAIHSLRSLTVILNSCSCIFAYGRTTIPVMFPCHPLCRSHGLHDKPLGSVARQDRVTRQEWQVILQILADNVQPRLLRLSFICDTRDLQTARDIAESLGCLPLLRDCSIRLGQNLDWSTYLLARSICLQLTGKTPHSTGHPTTPHLPDEVLEHILSFTELVAPFQLEWCPVRGLAPFDCCKTCTDSLEGCCCSLYYAAYATGCTCWRLPLSLFLVNKRMHRIATSIFYSKNTFFIATIHRKCVIWSLEKSPSIPTITTQFLNRLPSYALPHLRSITVGFLDFWPQSVFNHRAIADLKKGLDIMAQNLDLSKLTISLQIDSAKNFITNKSVDEWIQACHLIVQPLIHTSRIKRLFVYISPRQAKHYEPVLEKAVLGDNYDAVQHGKYYAKVPLWYNGYSREGPVYQADGQKVWPPDYFDDSHFVDEDDL